In Pangasianodon hypophthalmus isolate fPanHyp1 chromosome 13, fPanHyp1.pri, whole genome shotgun sequence, the genomic window CAGTGCACTTGAAAATCTGGAGGTTATCACAATGCACTGGGTTACATTGGCTAGTTCAGCGTTTTATTACCAACAAACCTCTTGCACCTTTACTATAAAACAGCAGCTAGATTATAAAGGAGCTATTCCCACTAATTTCAGGCATATATGCAGAAGGTTCAAGTCTTCATTTGCTCTCCAAAAGGAAAGGGTCTCTTTCTCATGTGGAGGGCAGCAGCTACtacgaaataaaaaaaaatctgatcttttatAACTATATCAAATGTTTCATGTAAGACTCAAAGATCATTATTGAATATAGCATGTGTGCCAATTTTCACAGGAAGAGCAAATGTCTTCTCAAACAAAGGTCTTCCTTGCAAGTCCGTGCCTCAAACAACTGATCCCTTTCACCCACACAGCTCACGTGTGAGTACCTGTGGAATCTGCAATGCCTAAAAACTctcatttgcaaaaaaaaaccaatagtGATGGTACCCTGACATCTACACCGTCAGCTCCACCTGTAATGAATGAGGGAGatacaatttttgttttattccctGATAACGGCCCATCATTGCTCCCTTTTTCTGCCATGCGAAACGATTGTATAatttcctccctctctttcgATCACTCTTATTTCACGCTCCGAATACCTGCTACTTGATGGCTTCCCTGCATTTCTAGCACTTAGTGTTTACTTCGATACATAAATTGATGCCAGCCTCCCTCCCTTACCCCGGCAGGCATCAGCGGAGCCTGATTTTTAATTCGCAGTTAAATGGCGCTCGACACACGCAGCTTGTTTGATAATTGACTTCAGTCTACTGAAGGGAGGGATGATTAGATTCGAATGTCAttgctggtgtgtgtatgtgagttttgtttcttttttttttgttccttcaGCATCTGATGGATGTACGGAAAGGGGAGCGCTGGGCTGCACATTAATATCAGGTGCGGATCATGCAtgaaattaaatacagaaagtTGCCTAAGCGCTTGCTGATGGTCTGTCTTAATTAGCAAGCTGAGTTTTCTTGGAGTTCTGAAATTATTCGTGTAGAACTAGTTTCTGAAGCTTAGCAGCTGACAAGGTTGcaacagagggaaaaaaaagttaggcTGTGTTGATTTCAGGATGATTGCTGCTGATTGGTCTTATATTTTTACTGCCTCTAAATGTGGCTCTCTCATCATCTCACATCTCACATCATTTTACTTGTTTTAGCACCAAAAGATCAGCATGATAATTTAGCATGGCCTTTATTGCTACTTAGAAAGCTTTATTAAACCactattaaaaatgtttctgaagGAAAACACTGGGGTTATACATGCAAGAGTCCCCCAAAGTTCATTCAAGGTGTACGTAGCAATATTTTCTgatatcaatatttatttagtttacaTATTTGGACATAAGGACAACAAGAGAATATGAGGATTTTCATAGAGGTGTCTATGAAGATTTTCAGTCATCCAGGTGATTTTGAAATGTCAGGTAGTATCTCTAATTTGATCTATAAGATAGTACAGGTCCAGGGACAGTCTCAGTTTGCCATTTGGTTTCTTGGTGTTTAGTAACTGATGCGTAGTGATGCTGTGTTTGGGATCCTACATGCTGATGGACAGCTTTTGTTTGCCATTATGGCTTGGACAGTCTTCTTGCTGCTTTGTTTGGCATACACCTGATGGAACGTCCCCATCCTGAAACATGAATGTTCACTATATTTGACATTTGAACCCCATATTTGTGTAgtactctttttttcttgtcaaaGTAGAAGATTACGGAATATGTATTAGGTGGGTGAAATTTGTCAAATAGTCTTGTATTTACCATTTGCCATGATACTACTTTAGTTGCCTTAAAGCATAAGGACCCCCTCACCCCAAtcttgaacattttatttttttctctgcgTTAACAAACCCGCTTCATCTCAGGAAGAGATGTTAAATAGCTGATTAGTTCAGCTGTGTTGGGAGCAAGCAGAGAAAACCTTTAATTGTGCTTTAACGGACCCTTGGACGCACAATCATTAACTCCTGAAAGAAGGTCCATGGCTATATACGAACTAGTATTGATGATCTACATTTACAGTTTCGTGATCATCTTTCGTGATGTATCTTTAGACCTCAACAGTCCTAAACAGTCACCGAGATTTACAAGACAGTGAAGGAGCCTGAAAGTAGGAAATGATGGCTCTGGTCATGTTAGTTGAACTTCACAGCTCTTTAATTGGTTGTGGTCCTTGCTGAGATCAGGGTTTTTCCTTCCCCTCCTCTTTCTGAGCACCTCCGAATGTGTCGAGGGTGCATTTTTCACAAGGctgcctctctccctctctctctctctctctctctctctctcactctactcaaCAACCTCACTCAGCGCTTTGTATTTTCCTGTGGGTGTGATGTCTCTCCTGTGCAAGTAATCAGCCCTGATTTGTCAGCGTTCTTCCTGGTGATTCATAAAAATTCAGCTTGCGCCTGCAAAAGACAGTGGCTTCACCTCTGCAAACCCCTCAGCACTGGTCCCCTGAGCCCCTGCACCCTTAACTGAGCAGCCataaatgagagaaaaacatttaGGAGAGGCATTAGTTCTTCTCTGGGGTAGCAGAAAGCAGTTCACCCCATCAGCTTCGACTGGATGGTTAAAAGCTCTTTTCTTGGGCTTTGCATTGAAATAAAAGACCATTTAAGGGTCTGATTTTAGGGATGTACCAGTCCATCGCTGAGTATGGGTATTGGATTTGACAAACTTTGATGTTGACCATCTCGGCACTGATCCTGCATTGAGCGCAGGGCAGAAATTCTGATACCACTGTGCTTTGCATAACATGATTACAGAAACTTTTAGGAAATATTTCAGTACCTGAACAAGATCAGGTATCTTCAGATAGTCAAATCTTTAATTTTGAtattgaaaacagaaaaaaaaaatagaattggTCCATTTGTAGTTGTCTTTATTTGTACTAAAACTTGACcaaaatacactcaccagccagtacaggaaaacctgtacaacagctcattcatgcaattatcaaatcagccaatcatgtggcagcagcacaatctttaaaattatacagatgcaggtcaagagcttcatgttcacatcaaacatgagaaaCATGGGAAAAATGTGACAGTAGTGTAACCTGACCACATCAGAATCTGGAatttgaggctacagtggatacaggttcaccaaaacgtAACAGgcgaaaattgaaaaaaaaaacccaaaaaacaaacaaaaaacattgcctggtctttttccaatcttttttgactgtccagtttcagtgagcagGTGCACGAATGATCGGGTGTACCTATATACCTAAGTGGCCAGCAAGTGTAAGTGGTTACACACTCAATGACTCTCATGATGTAGGCCAAttcaaaaaaaggaattttcaaataaaatgagAGTAACAATGCTAATAATGTTTGTTGTCTGTTGGTTAAAAACTGCAGCAATAAATTCGCTTTCAGAGTAAGAATctgtccagaaaaaaaaaccctgcccTTTTTTGCATCGAATGAATCAATTTACTATTGGAGACCTCGTATCAAGGTCGGTATTTGGCAGGTCTAATAGCAGAGGAGCAAgctaaacacagaacacttTGAACTGTAAATATGAAGATTAATTTCTCACAGTTATTTCAAATGAGGAGAAATTACCTGCTGGAATTGAGATAGACGTGACGCTGCAACGTTGTCTTACTAACCAGACTCTCTGCCAGGTCTTGTTGCCAAATTCTGCAAAACATCAGAAGTGTGATGGTGGCACACTTTAACATGAGCGGTGTCCAGTGTTCAGTGCAAGATCTGTGCTGAGTCAGGCAAATATGGGCCCTGAAACAGATACTCAATATTTGATCAGTACATCCCTTAAAAAGAACCTTAAAGTGGTGTATATCCTCACTTCAATCCTGATTTACTTCCTAATTTTTCTGGAATACTACAGTGTGATGATATGTTGTCCAGTGGAGGCATAATGTAGATGGGGAAAATAAGAAGGAATTAGCTGTTTGCAGCAGGCCGCGTGGTTAGGTGTGTATCATTCCATGCATTGGATTTGTACCTGAATGCACCACAATTTCTACAATCCAGTCTAAAGATACATGAACTGTATGAGCTGTTCCTTTGAATAATAAGTGGTAATGTACAGGTAATATAGAGGTAATAGCAATGggcaataaaatgcattttattccaGGCTAGGTTAAGTACATCAGATTTAGATGTGTCCCATCTTACTGTTGTTGCAAATGACTCAGACATCTGTGCCTCCTTATTGTTTATGTAACTGACTGTGTCCactctcacttactcactcactcactcacttttaataaccgctttattctggtcaggatcTTGGTGGGTCCAGAGTCTATACCAGGAACATTGgccatgaggcaggaatacaccttggatggaatgccagtccattgcagggcaccattcgcacacacccacattccCACACGCATTTATTcgcacattcattcacacctaagggtaattgggaggaaaccagaggaaacccactctGACATGGgcagaacatgcgaaactctgcacagacagtaaccagagctcagtaTCGACCCCGGTAGTGGGCAGTGAGGCAGTACTTGTCCCACTGTGCCGCCCTGACTGCGTCCAGTTTTGTTTAATCCTAGACTGTAAGACAAATGTTTTTATGTCCTACTGGCTTAGTAGTCTACAGACGAGTTAAGGCTGCTTTACATTGTATGATTTTCCTAATGATAATGCTGTCGCAGACAAAAATCAGCATTAGTGGCTAAATGTAACTTTCTCACCACAGGCTGATTTAGCAcccaaagttctggcagtgttaaatatttggACCGAAATGTTGGAATGTGATCACTGCTACATCAGTAGTAAAATGTCATCACTTTAACGCACCATAGGACTGTCATAAGAAAAtcttaaattataattaattataatctGACTTGCGGCACCCATGAACATGACTGATTTTGCATAGTCTACCACAGAAACCGACCAAGATTTTATGGCATCATCATGTAAATGTGGCACACAAGAACTTTTCCTCATCCTGAGGGTACCACTATGCTTCTTtctctatatacagtatctctATATTCTTTCTCTGTGCTATATTTAGGTTAACTAGTTGCTGTATCCTCCTGTTTGGCTGTGGTGAATGCCACACCTATGCTTCTTTGCTGACAGCAACAGGGTCCAGGTCATCTCTGGGGCAGCCTTTTATTGGATTACACTGGGGAATTACTGTGTAGCGTGACCTAGactcctctcctcttttttgTACTTCTAGTACTAAAAGGAAGATCAGCTTGCTTAGCCAGTTTTACAACTGTCCTCTCTATGTATTGTATGTCCACAGTTGCACATGCAGGGTGTGTGAAAAAGGCACAGTCAGATACACACAGGTGCAGTGGGATGGACGGAGTCCAGCAGTGAACTGCTGGTGACCGTGCGGTTGGCAGCTAGTGCAGTGGCATGAGTATGCTGAGCCAGCATGCccgtgttttgtgtgtgtgtgtgtgtgcgtgtgtttatatcttggtggggaccaaatgtcctcataatgtccccacaaggataggaatatctgaatATAGTTTCGACCTTGTAGGGCTATTTAGCTGGTCTCcttgaggaaaactgcttttttattaataaaaaaaatgcagctttttaaaaaaattttatttatttatttttttaaataaagatccAAAGGGTTCATTTTGGATCCTGAGGTTAAAGTTAGGGTTAAGTTCAGGTGTAGCATAGCaataattagctgcattaataatcatGTCAATGGGAGGTCCTCACAAGGGTAaaaagacaaacgtgtgtgtgtgtgtgtgcgcacaaaACCATGGTGCCACAACTGCCGGTTTGGCCTGTGTGGCCACTCCTGCTGTGACCCAGCTGTATCAGCTCTATCCAATACAGTTTgcgcgtatacacacacacacacgcacacacacacacgcacagctcACCACAGCCCATTAGGTAAGctttctcaaacacacatacacacaaaatactcAGCTAGCACTAATACCAGGttaagataaacacacacagagtgctcaGACAGTTGTGAGACCATCACAATGATGCATTACcataatattgtaatatcaaTGATTAATAAATGCCCTCTCTGTTTCGGATGATCACAAATAAAATGGTTTTTCTTAATGCCTGAAGCTGTCTCACGCTGGCCTCACTAGCCCCAGTGAAAGACATCCTctattttcagctttattttgatGCCGATGCCACATTGAATTTGACTGCACCAGACTTCAGAAGCATCACTGATTCCGctgtgtgtggctctgtgtgtgtgtgtgtgtgtgtgtgtggcaccaCATTTTAAAGAGCCTCTGGTGCAGCGAGATTCTGTGTAACATGGCTTTGCACTTATCTACCAGAGATGCTTTGCCAAATGTCAGTGAGTTTACTTTGGAaaaattgtgggtttttttttaacatggctCTTTCAATGCAGCACTGTTCCCAGAGTCGATGGAAAGCTGAATTTGCTATTTATTACATCTGTTTGTCAGGAGCAAACACACCATCAGAGGTCCTGCATGCTtggtgttttgctttttttcaaaTATCAGCATAATTTGTGTAATTAAATCACTGTAAAAGTCATGTCTACAGCAACCGATGTGTGACGGAATTGAGGCATCCCAAATGGCCTGACACTTCATgcattaatatttgtttaaaaatcgTACCCTGCTACTAGTATGCATGTTATTCTGCATGCATATTTGGTGGAATGAGAATGGCAACCAGGATTTTACAACACTGCTGAGTGATATTCTAGTGTCTTTCATTACATTTGAATAAATCTGGATGTGCAAAGAccataaataaatcacatttcatttaatgtttgcGTTCTCCTCTTTGTCCCAGCAGACAGTCTTCCAGGATAGTCAAGCGTGGCTCTCGTGGCATGACTACTACAAGTAAGGGAAACAAAGCCCTGAAGGCAAGTGTCAATAgcttatttatgttttatggtTTTCTGTTATATTCGATTTGTCAGCTTTTTGGTTTTCCATCTCTCCTACCTTATTTATTTGGacttctctttctcctcaccTTCGTTAAGGTGAAGCGGGAGCCAGGTGAGAATGGCACGAGCCTTACGGACGATGAGCTAGTGTCGATGTCAGTGCGAGAGCTGAACCAACACCTGCGCGGCCTATCCAAGGAGGAGATTGCACAACTAAAGCAGCGGCGGCGCACGCTAAAGAACCGTGGCTATGCCGCCAGCTGTCGCGTCAAGCGCGTCACGCAGAAGGAAGAACTGGAGAAGCAGAAAGCTGAGCTGCAGCAAGAGGTGGAGAAACTCGCTTCCGAGAACGCCAGCATGAAGGTAGAGCTAGACGTGCTGCGTTCCAAGTATGAGGCGCTGCAAAGCTTCGCCAGGACTGTGGCACGCAGCCCTGTACCAGCTGCCAGGGGCGCAATCACGCCAATCATCGTACCAGGCAAGGTGGCCGCCACGAGTGTCATCACCATCGTCAAGTCCAAAACGGAGGCACGCTCGTAATGCACAATGCCTTTGGTCAGTGAATCATTATCAAGCACAGATCTGCAACATCTGCTTTAAACAATACAGCAGTTAAATATGCTCTGCCTAGCAGTGTGCTTATTAAGATGGCATGTATGGTGAGTTTTGGTTGTTAACCTCCATTAAGGCCTTTCTGGTTTTGcataactgtgtttttttttttttttttttttttttttttacattaaccTCAAGTGTTATACATTCCCAGATTTAGCACAACCTTCTATGCACCATAGTAGGGATTATTAGcccataatataaaaataacacaaaaggCAGAGCTAACATTTCTACATATTTCATTAAAACTATGTACACTGTCATTGCTTTCACAACTTAAAAGCAAGACATGTCTTACTAGAtgcagatttttatattttagtgaagatttttttcactgaatATCCCAGTATATTACCCCTGACAAACCTGATTCTGTCCTAGCAACTTCTCAGTTAGCTTGGCACAGGTTAAACACATGTGCAGGAGAACAATGCAGTCCAACACAGTTACTACTGAATTTGGTTTGCACCATATTTGCAACATTGCACTGAGAgttttgtttactgatattTAGCAACCTGGTATTTCCTTGGTATAACAGGGAAAATATTAGATTAACATTGCTTTCATATTTCAGATTCCTGTGCTTGATATTATCCACTGACCAACTCTCAGAAAGGCCATCATGGTCTTGCAAGTGATGATGAAATCTATTAATGACAGAAAGtgtcagcattaaaaaaaaaaacaacaacttatGCTTACCTTAAAAATGAGCCAACTGTGGGGGTTAATATTTTTCAGATATTGCAGTTGCTGAGTCAAACCTTGATTTGATTGTGGGTGAAATTCGAGTACTAAACTGAAATtagaaatgactttttttttggtgccaaaatattttcaattcgATCATAATACAAATTGAATTTCTGTTTACATTAAACAGCTCTGCTAAAATTGATGTCATTTTGAAAACCAAATAATGGAATTCTATATTAAATCTGGAAATGTACTATTCCAATTATAGGATGGCTGGGAAATTGGGAAGAAAAGGGTAGGTTAATTTGCATATATTCTCTGTAATGATGTTACACTCAGTCAGTGCAATAGGATGAAAACCATGAACTCtcatttttggctttaaaacaGTGTTGGGGGAAATATCCAATTTATACAAATTTTCCACCTATTTTAAACATAGCTGATCAGCTAAGGCATGTTTGGTATCcaaattttgcttctttatttttgttctggTGCTACATTGCTAACACAATAATAACTAATGGTAGTCTATGACCACCCATTTGCatcatgcaaactccatgctgGAATTATTACACCCTTGTCTGAAACAGTCAGATAAAATAATACCATCTGTAACTatataaatggttaaagaatGGATACAGTATGTATGAGTCACTTCAAGAttttatagatataaataaaatcaatggGTTTAAAATGGCTGCTAGTACAGTGTTCAACTACACAATGTATGTTCCTTTTGAGAgaatttctatattttataaaaacactGTTAGACAAAAGTAATCTCAAAAAGCCTTAAACTACAGATTGACATGGTTTAAGGCCAGATTTTGCTGTGCAGTTTGTATGATGCCTAGATTACAAATCAGATTAGAGATCAGAAGCTTCTATTACTTGAGATGGCCTCATGTTGGCCTCATGTTGGCTCTAGTGCAAAaccagaaaagtaaaaaaaaaaaaaaaatgtggacaaCAGGCATGTTCTGGCTGATAAGCAATGTTTTACAGGGAGAGCATTTGTGTCAATTTGAATTTCTCCCCAAAACTATTCCTTTATAGAcgaaagtttggtgttccatgCCATGCCAAcacgtcaaaaaaaaaaaaaaaaaaaaaaaaaaatacaactgttAGTTTTTTGTGCCCTGTTTTGTTTAATTCCATTTGTGGAATGATGTTTACAAGTTATATTCTGATGAATATGACAAGGAGAGGCAATAAACTACCGTATTTATGCATGGAAAAGGAGAAATCCGGTAACTGTCTCCAAGGGTGATGTTCACCTTTCATAGACACAAGTTATATCACGTTTGTTATGAGGGAGCCTGTCCATAGAACATAGCAAACTCCTTCCTTGTTTGATTGAattatgttttatgtgtttttaaaaatcgtTTGATGTAGAAGTTCATTGGCCAACGTGAAGTATCGAGTGGTTTAGTTTTGTTCGACATTCTAGAGCTTAATGCTGTGGATGGACTGGTCATAGTTGCCtaaacacaaatccacacaaGCTTTATCGTTTACTTATTATTAGCAAGTGTTCTTTGATGTCTTTGTCCAGCTAAAGGTTTAGCTATATCTTTGTTATTTTCTGgtaagaaaatgttttgttatttataacagAGGTGTCCAACTGTCCTGGAAGGCTAAAGTTCAGCACAGTTTGGTCATTTTCCTGCACTAACACACCTATTAGTCATGGTAAAAGGTGTCTTTGAGCAGGTATATAACAACTAAACTGTATGCTGGCCTTTTGACCAGTTGAGTTGGGCACCCCTAAtttatagggaaaaaatgtCTGGGAAAAATACAAACCTTGAACTTGTTTGATATTGACTTTGCAATTGTACCAAAAGTGGCTTATTATTGAAGTCTGATAGCTTTTCTAGTGACTAGGCGCGTGGCGTGCTGTGAAAGTGATCAGGTGGCAGTGTCGTCCACTCTATTGGTGTCATTCTGTACTATTTACATGAATATATTTAGAAGAATTTGTAGAAGAAAGGCAATGTATAGAAGACAGTTAACCATTCATTTCGGTCCCTTCCATATAACtgatgcaggttttttttttttttaacaccatcTCAAGCAGTGAAAAACCGAATTCTTCCGCCTCTGTGGTCTCTCCCAAATAACGGACTTCCATAACGCAAGATGTTGCTGAAGGTGCTATCCAGGACAAATGTTAAGCAAGATATTTTATAACTTTGGCAAGgcatttttccaaaaacatatttggatttatttaaGGAGAACTTCTTTATAATCTTTGGATTCTGCTTTGTTTTGCTTAGTAGGTGTCCATCATAAACTATAGCCTGGTTATGTTAAAGTATTCGGCAGCAAAGTTCAATTAAATCTATTGTGCCATCCTTTTGCCTGATTGGCTACTGACTGTGGTGCCCACATCCACCTTTTTCATACAGTGACATACTGTATGATGATCTTTGGTTGaaacaaataaatctgtgtgtCATATTGTATTTGCACTGTCCACTAACTGCATATTGcaaatattaacaaattcattaatgaatattGCAAAGACAGTGTAACTCCAAAACTGAAGTTGAACCATAGCTACTACAAAAGTATGGTTGTGTTTCGCGATATAATATAAATCTCAACCAAGCATTTACTTTGCGTACTTCCATTATATTGCACATGAGCTATGTCAGATTGAACATGGCAGTAGATGACGTGTTACACTACGGATGCAGCACAGTACTTTCATAAGCATCTAGAATGATCATGTTAGATTAAATTGAATCTTTTCATCATTGAGTTAAATGAAATGCACTGTTGAGACAGGTATATTTgctcaggagaaaaaaaattcatcttcCAACGTGGGGTGAAAGGGCAGCAAGGTGGTGAGGAGGGTAGCGCTGCTGAttcacagctctagggtcctTGGTTCAGTCCTGAGATTGGGTTACTGTGTAGAGGTTCTGTCCGTGCCCACAcatgtttcctccaggttctcccaGGGGTGGAGAAATCATAAACTCAAATCATAAagctagcccaccaggcaagtGAACACTCCAATGTGCAACCAAGTCAGCAAGTTGTTGGCCAACATTTCAACTAGAAGATCTGGGGTTCTGTCCTTGCTTTGCATGGAATGTCTATTTTCTCTCGATATGTTTCCCTGCAAGGTGA contains:
- the mafga gene encoding v-maf avian musculoaponeurotic fibrosarcoma oncogene homolog Ga isoform X1, producing the protein MYGKGSAGLHINIRQSSRIVKRGSRGMTTTSKGNKALKVKREPGENGTSLTDDELVSMSVRELNQHLRGLSKEEIAQLKQRRRTLKNRGYAASCRVKRVTQKEELEKQKAELQQEVEKLASENASMKVELDVLRSKYEALQSFARTVARSPVPAARGAITPIIVPGKVAATSVITIVKSKTEARS
- the mafga gene encoding v-maf avian musculoaponeurotic fibrosarcoma oncogene homolog Ga isoform X2 — translated: MTTTSKGNKALKVKREPGENGTSLTDDELVSMSVRELNQHLRGLSKEEIAQLKQRRRTLKNRGYAASCRVKRVTQKEELEKQKAELQQEVEKLASENASMKVELDVLRSKYEALQSFARTVARSPVPAARGAITPIIVPGKVAATSVITIVKSKTEARS